CGATCGACGATCCAGCCGCGCCGTGGCGGCACCAGCGTCATGTTGACGCGGTTGCTTTCGGATTTGAGCGTGTATTGTTCATTCTGAACGATCGCGAGCCAGCCCATCCGCCCCGCGAGCGCCAGCCCGAATACCGCCTGGGCCGCGCCGAGCGCGAACGTGCGCCGCGAGAAGCTGTAGCTTTGCGATGCTTCGGTCACCAAGCGCTGGGATTGACCGAACAGCGGGCTGTTCATGTGTCATCCTCAGCGCCGACAAGCATCGCGCAAAGCCGGGCGGCGAGCGGGAACAGCAGGACCGATATCGCAAACTGGAACAGGAGCACCGTATCGACATGCGCATAGATCGGCGTGGTGACGAGGCGTCCGAGGATCAGGCAAAAGCCGATCGACCCGGCGGCAATCAGCCAATCCTGCCAGAAATCGCGATAGACGACGCGTTGGTCGATCAAGTCGATCATGAAAAAGCAGAGCGTCCAAAACAGCATCGCACTGCCCAAAGGCTGCCCGCTGACAAGATCGTCGAAAAGGCCGAGCGGGAGCGGTGCCCAGACGCGCAAACTTTCGGTCCGCGTCAATCGCCATCCGAGCAGCATCAACAAGCCGAAGGGCGGCAGAATTTGCACGCTCGCAATGATCGGCCATAGCGTGAGCGCCGATCCGGACAAGACGGTCAGGGCGGGCACGAAGCGCGCGAAGCTACGGTCGGGCGCCTCGTCGAAACGGCCGCGCACCGTCCTCATTGCGCGGGCCTGCCGGCCGGGGGCATTACCGGCGGCGCAGCGGCAGGGGCAAGATCAGGAGCAGGGGACGGCGCGGGCGATGGCAGAAAAGCGCGTTGCACGATCGCGTAATCGACCGTGTCCGGCTGCGCGAAGCTGCGGCCGATCGCTGCGTCGCGACCACGTCGGATGATCCGCGCTACCGGCACGTTGGGCGCATAGATCCCGCCGATCCCGGACGTGACGAACACATCGCCCGGCCCGAAATCGGTCGTCGCGAAGGCAACCGACTTGACGTCCATCAGCCCGTCGCCGCGCCCGGTGGCGAGCGCCGGCATGCCATCGCGCGTGCGGCGCACCGGCACCACGCTTTCGGGGTCGGTCAATAACAGCACGCGCGCGCTGTTCGGCCCGGTTTCGAGAATGCGCCCGATCAGACCCTCCGGGCCGCGTACCGGCTGCCCCGGCTCCACCCCCTGCCAAGATCCGGCGTTGAGCACGCCGAAGCGCCGCGTGCTGGAGGCCGAGGAGCTTACCAGCCGCGCCGTAACCACCGGTTCCGCGATGCGTTCCCGCACGCGCAGCAACGTCACCAAGCGGCGATTGTCGTAAGACAAGGTCCGTGCCCGCATGAACAGCGCATGTTGATCGGCGAGTTGCTTGCGCAAGACCTTGTTCTGATCGCGCACCGCGAGATACTCTCCGATGCCGCCGGGGATCGACCCGAACCAGCGTCCAACGCCCGAAATGCCCGAAGAGATCGGCGTCGTCACCTCGCCGACGCTCGCGCGCAGCGCGGCAAAGGCGGGCGGATCGAGTGTCGAAAGCGCGAGCAGGACCGCGCTGACGAGCGCGCCCGCCACCGCGATGACATATCCCAAAAAGAGGCTGTATTGCGCCCGCCGCGAAAAACCCGGGCGCCGAGTGCGAGGCGGCGCCATTCTACCCCCATCCTAAAGCCCGAGGGCCGCCAAAAAAACGTCTGTCCGCTGTACGCGATGTAGAGCGGCGTGAGTAGGGGGAACCCGTGGTTCCGCGCGATCCACGTTTCAGATCGGTGCGCGCCGCACCGTATTGACTACGCGCTGTGCAGGACGCCGCGGAACACCGGATCCTCGAGCGCTCGCCCGGTGCCGAGCGCGACGCAGGTGAGGGGATCGTCGGCGATCGTGACAGGCAAGCCAGTCTCGTCGCGCAGCACCTCGTCAATTCCCTTGAGCAACGCGCCGCCGCCGGTGAGCACGATGCCCTGATCGACGATGTCCGCCGCCAATTCTGGCGCGGTATTCTCAAGTGCGATGCGGACGCCCTCGACGATCTGACCGACCGGCTCGCTCAGCGCCTCGGCGATCTGGCCCTGGTTGATCTGGATTTCCTTGGGTACGCCGTTGACCAGATCCCGGCCCTTGACGTTGATCGTCAGGCCGATGCCGTCCGCCGGCGGCTTTGCGACGCCGACTTCCTGCTTGATCCGCTCTGCCGTGGCATCACCGATCAGGAGGTTGTGGTTGCGACGGACGTAAGAGACGATCGCCTCGTCCATCTTGTCGCCGCCAACCCGGACCGAGGTAGAATAGGCGACGCCGCGCAAGGACAGCACGGCGACTTCGGTCGTGCCACCGCCGATATCGACCACCATCGAACCGATCGGCTCGGTCACCGGCATGTCCGCACCGATCGCGGCTGCCATCGGTTCTTCGATCAGCCACACCTGGCTCGCGCCCGCATTCGATGCGGCATCGCGGATCGCGCGGCGCTCGACACTGGTCGAGCCGGATGGCACGCAGATCACGATTTGGGGATGC
Above is a genomic segment from Sphingomonas sp. HMP6 containing:
- the mreD gene encoding rod shape-determining protein MreD, producing the protein MRTVRGRFDEAPDRSFARFVPALTVLSGSALTLWPIIASVQILPPFGLLMLLGWRLTRTESLRVWAPLPLGLFDDLVSGQPLGSAMLFWTLCFFMIDLIDQRVVYRDFWQDWLIAAGSIGFCLILGRLVTTPIYAHVDTVLLFQFAISVLLFPLAARLCAMLVGAEDDT
- the mreC gene encoding rod shape-determining protein MreC, producing MAPPRTRRPGFSRRAQYSLFLGYVIAVAGALVSAVLLALSTLDPPAFAALRASVGEVTTPISSGISGVGRWFGSIPGGIGEYLAVRDQNKVLRKQLADQHALFMRARTLSYDNRRLVTLLRVRERIAEPVVTARLVSSSASSTRRFGVLNAGSWQGVEPGQPVRGPEGLIGRILETGPNSARVLLLTDPESVVPVRRTRDGMPALATGRGDGLMDVKSVAFATTDFGPGDVFVTSGIGGIYAPNVPVARIIRRGRDAAIGRSFAQPDTVDYAIVQRAFLPSPAPSPAPDLAPAAAPPVMPPAGRPAQ
- a CDS encoding rod shape-determining protein, which gives rise to MGFFSNLFRFSSHDMAIDLGTANTVVYLRGKGIVLNEPSVVAIETIDGVKRVKAVGDDAKLMMGKTPDSIQAIRPLRDGVIADIDVAEDMIKYFIRKVNDGKKPMPWAHPQIVICVPSGSTSVERRAIRDAASNAGASQVWLIEEPMAAAIGADMPVTEPIGSMVVDIGGGTTEVAVLSLRGVAYSTSVRVGGDKMDEAIVSYVRRNHNLLIGDATAERIKQEVGVAKPPADGIGLTINVKGRDLVNGVPKEIQINQGQIAEALSEPVGQIVEGVRIALENTAPELAADIVDQGIVLTGGGALLKGIDEVLRDETGLPVTIADDPLTCVALGTGRALEDPVFRGVLHSA